From Papaver somniferum cultivar HN1 unplaced genomic scaffold, ASM357369v1 unplaced-scaffold_99, whole genome shotgun sequence, the proteins below share one genomic window:
- the LOC113346366 gene encoding heat shock 22 kDa protein, mitochondrial-like, with the protein MKNKKGSHISDARPSFTTHDLLSSDLFDSDMEEEVKLYDKEEEKDVMMKRWSAKELKEGIELKINLPGFGKDDIKVTVDGTSLVITTLLGKEEEDVVSVGPDVNEDDMNTVIIFDLDFDDLLNLEELKAEMKNRLLKITIPKVKVEEKNVILVTVE; encoded by the exons ATGAAAAACAAGAAAGGGTCTCACATCTCTGATGCTCGTCCTAGTTTCACTACTCATGATCTTCTTAGTTCAG atttgtttgattctgataTGGAGGAGGAGGTGAAGCTGtatgacaaagaagaagaaaaagatgtgaTGATGAAGAGGTGGAGTGCTAAAGAGCTGAAAGAAGGTATTGAGTTGAAGATCAACTTGCCTGGGTTTGGAAAGGATGATATCAAAGTCACTGTAGATGGTACCTCTCTTGTTATCACTACTCTTCtgggtaaagaagaagaagatgttgttaGTGTTGGTCCAGATGTTAATGAAGATGATATGAACACTGTTATAATTTTCGATCTGGATTTTGATGATCTCCTGAACTTAGAGGAACTGAAAGCTGAGATGAAGAATAGACTTCTTAAGATCACTATTCCTAAGGTAAAGGTTGAGGAGAAGAATGTCATCCTTGTAACCGTTGAGTAG
- the LOC113346367 gene encoding agamous-like MADS-box protein AGL62, protein MKMKKQRKGGDGRRKIKIENITNKSRLQVTFSKRRKGLFKKATQLSVLTGAETALIDFSHARKPYVYGNPDLILRFVNNNNGEASEIQKDDDEEQRKYMKVKREFEAFSPAGKPFAYGNHDRFMRYMEVEKQLVAEKKRGVFLESLMNCNLGPGNDKSWWETYMNGLNLDELIQMRSDMEQLQKCVSERSHDLK, encoded by the exons atgaagatgaagaaacaaagaaaaggaGGTGACGGTCGTAGGAAGATaaagattgaaaatataacaaACAAATCAAGATTACAAGTTACATTCTCCAAGAGACGAAAAGGTTTGTTCAAGAAGGCAACTCAATTATCTGTTTTAACTGGTGCAGAAACTGCACTCATTGATTTTTCTCATGCCAGAAAACCCTATGTTTATGGAAATCCTGATCTCATACTCAGATTTGTTAATAACAATAATGGTGAAGCCTCTGAAATTcagaaagatgatgatgaagaacagcGGAAGTATATGAAAGTTAAAAGAGAATTTGAAGCTTTTTCTCCTGCCGGAAAACCCTTTGCTTATGGGAATCATGATCGATTT ATGCGGTATATGGAAGTTGAAAAACAACTAGTAGCTGAAAAGAAAAGAGGGGTTTTCTTGGAGTCATTGATGAATTGTAATTTGGGGCCTGGTAATGATAAATCTTGGTGGGAAACATATATGAATGGATTGAATTTGGATGAATTGATACAGATGAGAAGTGACATGGAACAACTCCAGAAGTGCGTCTCAGAGAGATCTCATGACTTAAAATGA